From one Rosa rugosa chromosome 4, drRosRugo1.1, whole genome shotgun sequence genomic stretch:
- the LOC133742452 gene encoding BEACH domain-containing protein B isoform X3 translates to MKEQWTDTSLLYLSLRILHSTLSQNPRGQNHFKSIGGLEVLLDGLGIPSNNGLILKNSACAADKRSENPLIKIFQLHVLSLEVLKEAVFGNFSNLTFLCENGRVQKFANSFCSPAFTFHEYKQHTKGLSGQQGSQMPEVDFGTGNTVNSRIAEVSVALPADGSYSQVWNDYVLKLSGVFCSFLPSSEDIKSHDVELSTGRITVPFSSSYGELSVAWIMRVLQTVFPCIKACSDQNDLTSHLRVFVTALQHSVLNAFRMVLDASPVSLKVFRNEGIWELIFSENFFYFGPAPDDLSGECCTCIEFLRKNEMLSSSSDIISQARVCGIEVLQMDVISFLEFAATSNGNPDNSPELSALVEALEQCACNPEVSSALAKCLLRILKLSAEKTIASFKAVNSFPRVLKVVCIQSQESRRSSNIILSVESNVGEVVPCQQKRSKSHETTQRWIKCMETSMELYMEFFSTIEDAGSLVLHSSECIGRLFDLFWIEGLRNKVLRHILDLMKIVPSSEEDQRAKLQLCSKYVETFTQIKDRERNFVELSINLLAGMRDMLQIDPVSYQTLFREGECFLHIVSLLNGNLDDANGETLVLGVLQTLTCLLASNDTSKATFRGLAGKGYQTLQSLLLEFCQSCSSEGLLNALLDMLVDGKFDMKASPKIKNEDVIILYLSVLQKSSDSLQHSGLDVFQQLMRDSISNRASCVRAGMLDFLLDWFSQEGNDSVILKIAQLIQVVGGHSTSGKDIRKIFALLRSEKIGNQHKYCSLLLSSVLSMLKEKGPTAFFDLNGNDSGIMIKTPVQWPLNKGFSFSCWLRVENFPRSGTMGLFSFRTENGRGCMAALAKDKLLYESINLKRHSVQLQLKIVTKKWHLLCITHSIGRAFSGGSLLRCYVDGDLVSSERCSYAKVNDLLTSCTVGAKFDGPLSDDDLSSKSIRDSHPFLGQVGPVYLFNDAISSEQVQGICSLGPSYMYSFLDNEASSSNETKLGGVLDVKDGLASKIIFGLNAQASNGRTLFNVSPMLDHASDRNSFEATMMVGTQQCSRRLLQQIIYCVGGVSVFFPLIAQSEKYENEESGQFKDTFPIPITRDRVTAEVIELIASVLDENVANQQQMHLLSGFSILGFLLQSVPPQQLNLETLSSLKHLYHIVANCGLAELLTKEAISSIFLNPLIWLYTDYKVQRELYMFVIWQFDNDPRMLKSLCRLPRVIDIIRQFYWDNPKSRFAIGNMPLIHPITKQVLGERPSNDEIHKIRLLLLSLGELSLRQNIAGADIRALIAFFETSQDMTCIEDVLHMVIRAISQKPLLADFLEQVNLIGGCHIFANLLQREHEPIRLLSLQLLGRLLVDLPSEKKGARFFNLAVGRSRSLFDGHKKISKQPIFSAMSDRLFRFPQTDNLCATLFDVLLGGASPKQVLQKHNQAEKQRSKGHMSHFLLPQILVLIFRFLSGCEDAASRMKIIRDLLDLLDSDPSNVEAFMDFGWNAWLTACVKLGVFKDYKVTPEDQDHDEKTEQDLVRNIFCVVLCYYVHSVKGGWHQLEETVTFLLMQCEHGGVSFRYLLRDIYKDLIRGLLELSSEESIFVSQPSRDNTLYLLRLIDEMLISEMDQNLPFPASTTDFSLDSLELECHKDYGSALFEVLHGENDSQISRTSGSCKQPVKSEDGIVNDKWWDLYDSLWIIISEMNGKGPSKSLSKSSPTAVPSFGQRARGLVESLNIPAAEVAAVVVSGGIGSALGGKPNKNVDKAMLLRGERCPRIIFRLVILYLCRSSLERASRCVQLVIPLLPFLLSADDEQSKSRLQLFIWALLVVRSQFGMLDDGARFHVISHLIRETISFGKSMLASSIMGREDSLDSGSNVKETGSIHNLIQRDRVLAAVAEESKYIKSLDADRQRQLHELHSRMDENASAESNDRKAFEDEIQSSLTSILALDDSRRAAFQLTHEEEQQNVAEKWIHMFRALIDERGPWSANPFPNSAVRHWKLEKIEDTWRRRPKLRQNYHFDENLCQPSSSVSSIEITPPFNESKSAFVGHIPEQMKRFLLKGVWKITDEGSSEPNETDTELSGQKPSIHTDTSDSQTSELAKDTSDWIQERKDSSSPSHETETSEVLTSVPCVLVSPKRKLAGHLAVMKNVLHFFGEFLVEGTGGSSIFRNFPASSNFDLTKPDQKQKFIKQPICFGLDASKGTMVQKFEAIGENVLKRKELKNIKRHRRWNMGKIKSVCWTRYLLRYTAIEIFFCDSSAPIFLNFASQKDAKDIGTLIVATRNEYLFPKGSGRDKSGAISFVDRRVSLEMAEAARESWRRRDMTNFEYLMILNTLAGRSYNDLTQYPVFPWVLADYSSEVLDFNKSSTFRDLSKPVGALDLKRFEVFEDRYRSFTDPDIPSFYYGSHYSSMGIVLYYLLRLEPFTSLHRNLQGGKFDHADRLFQSIESTYQNCLSNTSDVKELIPEFFYMPEFLVNSNSYHLGVKQDGEPIGDVCLPPWAKGSPEEFVNKNREALESEYVSSNLHHWIDLVFGYKQRGKPAVEAANIFYYLTYEGAVDLDTMEDDLQRSAIEDQIANFGQTPIQIFRKKHPRRGPPIPIAHPLRFAPSSINMTSIVSSASQPRSSSLYIRTVDSNIVVVNQGLTLSVKMWLTSSLQSGGNFTFSGSQDHSFGIGSDVLSPRKIGSPSAENVELGPQCFATMQTASENFLISCGNWENSFQVISLNDGRVVQSIRQHRDVVSCVAVTSDGRFLATGSYDTTIMVWEVFRGRTQEKRPRNTQTELPRKDYVIVETPFRILCGHDDIITCLYISVELDIVISGSKDGTCVFHTLQKGRYVRSVRHPSGCALSKLVASRHGRIVFYADDDLSLHLYSINGKHLASSESNGRLNCVELSGCEEFLVCAGDHGQIVVRSMNSLEVIKKYNGAGKIITSLTVTPEECFLAGTKDGTLLVYSIENPQHRKGALPRNSKSKPS, encoded by the exons CTTTGGGAATTTCAGCAACTTGACATTTCTATGTGAAAATGGAAGGGTTCAGAAATTCGCAAATAGCTTTTGTTCCCCTGCTTTCACGTTTCACGAGTATAAACAACACACCAAGGGATTGTCTGGTCAGCAAGGTTCTCAAATGCCTGAAGTTGACTTTGGAACTGGCAATACTGTGAATAGCCGCATTGCAGAGGTTTCTGTTGCTCTTCCTGCCGATGGTTCTTACTCTCAAGTTTGGAATGATTATGTTCTTAAGTTGAGCGGAGTATTTTGTTCTTTCCTTCCCTCTTCAGAAGATATAAAATCTCATGATGTTGAACTGTCCACTGGTCGAATTACTGTGCCATTTTCTTCATCGTATGGTGAACTTTCAGTTGCATGGATCATGAGGGTTCTTCAAACAGTGTTCCCCTGCATTAAGGCCTGTTCAGATCAAAATGATTTAACAAGCCACTTAAG GGTCTTTGTCACTGCGCTGCAGCACTCTGTATTAAATGCATTTAGGATGGTTCTTGATGCATCCCCTGTTTCACTCAAAGTATTTCGAAATGAGGGAATCTGGGAGCTTATATTTTCTGagaattttttctattttggaCCAGCTCCTGATGATCTTTCTGGAGAGTGCTGTACATGTATTGAGTTCCTGAGGAAAAATGAAATGCTTTCTTCTTCTAGTGACATCATCAGTCAAGCAAGAGTTTGTGGGATTGAAGTTCTCCAAATGGATGTGATTTCATTTTTGGAGTTTGCTGCAACTTCTAATGGGAACCCAGACAATTCG CCTGAATTATCTGCTCTCGTAGAAGCCCTTGAACAGTGTGCTTGCAATCCTGAAGTTTCTAGTGCACTTGCCAAGTGTTTGCTTCGCATATTAAAGCTTTCAGCTGAGAAAACTATTGCTTCGTTTAAAGCAGTTAATTCATTTCCTCGTGTGCTTAAGGTTGTTTGCATTCAATCCCAAGAGTCAAGAAGGTCTAGCAATATAATCCTTTCTGTTGAGAGTAATGTCGGTGAAGTGGTTCCATGTCAGCAGAAGAGATCTAAGTCACATGAGACAACGCAGAGATGGATCAAATGCATGGAAACATCCATGGAGCTTTATATGGAGTTTTTCTCTACAATAGAAGATGCTGGAAGTTTGGTTTTGCATAGCTCTGAATGTATTGGTCGGTTGTTTGATTTATTCTGGATAGAAGGTTTGAGAAATAAAGTGCTAAGGCATATTCTTGATCTCATGAAG ATTGTACCATCATCTGAAGAAGATCAAAGAGCAAAGTTGCAGTTATGTTCTAAATACGTGGAAACATTCACTCAAATAAAGGACCGGGAAAGAAACTTTGTTGAGCTATCTATCAATTTACTAGCCGGAATGCGAGATATGCTCCAGATTGATCCTGTG tcCTATCAGACTTTGTTTCGTGAGGGAGAGTGCTTTTTGCACATTGTCTCTTTACTAAATGGTAACCTTGATGATGCTAATGGAGAGACTTTGGTTCTGGGTGTCCTTCAAACTCTTACCTGTTTGCTTGCAAGCAATGACACATCAAAG GCCACATTTAGAGGTCTTGCGGGCAAGGGGTACCAGACATTGCAAAGTCTATTGTTGGAGTTTTGCCAGTCTTGCTCAAGTGAAGGACTTTTGAATGCGCTGCTTGATATGCTTGTTGATGGAAAGTTTGATATGAAAGCAAGTCCTAAAATAAAG AATGAAGACGTGATCATACTTTATCTCAGCGTCCTGCAGAAG AGCAGTGACTCGTTGCAGCATAGCGGGCTTGATGTGTTTCAGCAATTAATGAGAGATTCCATTTCCAATCGAGCTTCTTGTGTCAGAGCAGGAATGCTCGATTTTCTACTTGATTGGTTTTCACAAGAAGGTAATGATAGTGTCATCTTGAAAATTGCCCAATTAATTCAAGTTGTTGGTGGGCATAGCACATCTGGGAAGGACATTCGCAAAATCTTTGCCCTCCTTCGAAGTGAGAAAATTGGAAATCAGCACAAGTATTGCTCACTGTTGTTGTCCAGTGTTTTGTCAATGCTAAAGGAAAAGGGACCTACTGCCTTTTTTGACCTCAATGGGAATGATTCT GGGATCATGATTAAAACACCTGTTCAGTGGCCACTCAACAAgggattttctttttcatgttgGTTGAGGGTAGAGAATTTCCCCAGAAGTGGGACAATGGGTCTTTTCAGTTTCCGTACAGAAAATGGAAGAGGGTGCATGGCGGCACTAGCGAAGGACAAGCTTCTGTATGAG TCCATCAATCTGAAGCGACACTCTGTCCAGCTACAGCTAAAAATTGTCACAAAGAAATGGCATTTGCTATGTATAACTCATAGCATAGGAAGAGCTTTTTCAGGGGGTAGCTTATTGAGGTGTTACGTTGATGGTGATCTTGTTTCTTCTGAAAGATGCAG ttatgCGAAAGTTAATGACTTGCTAACAAGTTGTACAGTTGGCGCCAAATTTGACGGGCCCCTGTCTGATGATGATTTATCTTCGAAATCCATAAGGGATTCGCATCCTTTTCTTGGTCAGGTTGGTCCTGTTTATCTGTTCAATGATGCCATTTCTTCTGAGCAAGTTCAGGGTATCTGTTCTCTTGGACCAAGCTACATGTATTCGTTCCTTGACAATGAAGCTTCATCATCTAATGAAACTAAGCTCGGAGGGGTTCTTGATGTCAAAGATGGTCTTGCATCAAAAATTATTTTTGGACTTAATGCTCAG GCAAGTAATGGCAGGACACTATTTAATGTTTCACCAATGCTAGATCATGCATCAGATAGGAACTCATTTGAAGCAACCATGATGGTTGGCACACAGCAATGCTCCAGACGCTTACTGCAACAGATAATTTACTGTGTGGGAGGGGTATCAGTTTTCTTCCCTCTTATTGCCCAGtctgaaaaatatgaaaatgaaGAAAGTGGGCAATTTAAAGATACGTTTCCTATACCTATTACAAGAGATCGGGTGACTGCTGAAGTCATTGAGCTAATCGCTTCTGTGCTTGATGAGAATGTAGCTAATCAACAACAGATGCATCTTCTCTCTGGGTTCTCAATACTGGGATTCTTGTTGCAGTCAGTTCCTCCTCAGCAACTTAATTTGGAAACACTTTCATCTCTAAAACATCTCTATCATATCGTTGCAAACTGTG GCTTGGCTGAACTGCTTACCAAAGAGGCTATATCTAGCATATTTCTTAACCCTCTCATCTGGCTGTACACGGATTATAAGGTGCAGCGAGAATTATACATGTTTGTCATCTGGCAGTTTGATAATGATCCAAGGATGCTTAAAAGCCTTTGCCGGCTCCCCCGTGTTATTGATATAATACGCCAATTCTATTGGGATAATCCAAAATCTCGATTTGCTATTGGAAACATGCCTCTCATTCATCCCATCACAAAACAAGTTCTTGGAGAGAGACCTAGTAATGACGAAATACATAAAATTCGTCTTCTTTTGTTGAGCCTTGGTGAATTGAGCCTTAG GCAGAACATTGCAGGGGCAGATATAAGAGCTCTAATAGCTTTCTTTGAGACAAGTCAGGATATGACCTGCATTGAAGATGTTCTACATATGGTTATTCGAGCGATTTCTCAAAAGCCACTGCTTGCAGATTTCCTTGAACAGGTCAATTTGATTGGTGGCTGTCACATATTTGCCAATCTTCTTCAGAG AGAACATGAACCTATCAGATTACTTAGCTTGCAGCTCCTTGGAAGGCTTTTAGTTGATCTCCCATCTGAGAAAAAGGGAGCAAGATTTTTCAATCTTGCAGTCGGAAGGTCCCGATCTCTTTTTGACGGCCATAAAAAAATCTCAAAGCAACCAATTTTTTCAGCCATGTCTGATAGATTATTTAGGTTTCCACAAACAGATAACTTGTGTGCCACTTTGTTTGATGTTCTTCTTGGTGGTGCTAGCCCTAAACAG GTATTACAGAAGCACAACCAGGCTGAGAAGCAGAGAAGCAAAGGACATATGTCACAttttctccttcctcaaatTTTGGTTCTTATATTTAGATTCCTGTCTGGCTGTGAGGATGCGGCTTCAAGAATGAAAATTATCAGAGATTTACTTGATCTTCTTGATTCGGATCCTTCAAATGTCGAAGCTTTTATG GATTTTGGATGGAATGCCTGGTTAACAGCTTGTGTGAAGCTTGGTGTGTTCAAAGACTACAAAGTTACTCCAGAAGATCAAGATCACGATGAGAAAACAGAACAAGATTTAGTGAGGAATATATTTTGTGTTGTTCTTTGTTACTATGTTCATTCTGTGAAAGGTGGGTGGCACCAGTTAGAAGAGACGGTAACTTTCCTGCTAATGCAGTGTGAACAT GGTGGAGTTTCTTTTCGGTACTTGCTTCGTGACATATATAAGGATCTGATCAGGGGATTGTTAGAATTGTCTTCTGAAGAGAGTATTTTTGTGTCGCAACCGAGCCGGGACAACACATTATACCTTCTAAGACTGATCGATGAGATGCTCATTTCTGAAATGGACCAAAACCTTCCG TTCCCAGCAAGCACTACAGATTTCTCTCTTGATTCGTTAGAGTTAGAATGCCATAAAGATTATGGTTCTGCCTTGTTTGAAGTGCTGCATGGAGAAAATGACAGCCAAATATCGAG GACTTCTGGGAGTTGCAAGCAGCCTGTCAAAAGTGAAGATGGCATTGTCAATGACAAGTGGTGGGATCTGTATGACAGTTTGTGGATTATTATTAGTGAGATGAATGGTAAGGGACCGAGCAAGTCGTTATCGAAATCATCACCAACTGCAGTTCCATCTTTTGGTCAGAGAGCACGTGGCTTAGTAGAATCGTTGAACATTCCTGCTGCAGAGGTGGCTGCAGTTGTTGTATCAGGAGGGATAGGCAGTGCATTAGGTGGCAAACCAAACAAAAATGTCGATAAGGCAATGCTCTTACGAGGAGAGAGGTGTCCAAGAATTATTTTTCGACTTGTAATCCTATATCTCTGTAGATCTTCTTTAGAAAGAGCATCGCGATGCGTCCAACTGGTCATTCCACTTCTGCCATTTCTCTTATCAGCTGATGACGAGCAAAGTAAAAGCAGATTGCAGCTGTTCATCTG GGCATTGCTTGTTGTTAGGTCGCAGTTTGGAATGCTAGATGACGGTGCTCGTTTTCATGTTATATCACACTTGATTCGAGAAACTATCAGCTTTGGTAAATCAATGCTTGCTAGTAGCATTATGGGTAGGGAGGATTCCTTGGATTCAGGCAGCAATGTAAAAGAAACCGGATCCATTCACAATCTGATTCAGCGAGATCGAGTACTTGCAGCA GTTGCAGAGGAGTCAAAATATATAAAGTCATTAGATGCTGATCGCCAAAGGCAGCTGCATGAACTCCACTCCAGGATGGATGAAAATGCCTCTGCAGAATCAAATGATAGAAAGGCTTTTGAAGATGAGATACAAAGTAGCTTAACCTCCATTCTTGCTTTGGATGACAGCAGAAGAGCTGCATTCCAGCTAACTCACGAGGAGGAGCAGCAAAATGTTGCT GAGAAATGGATACACATGTTTCGTGCTTTGATTGATGAGAGAGGTCCATGGTCTGCTAACCCTTTTCCAAATAGTGCTGTAAGGCATTGGAAACTTGAGAAGATAGAAGATACCTGGCGACGGAGACCAAAACTGAGACAGAATTATCATTTTGATGAAAACTTGTGCCAACCTTCATCCTCTGTCTCCAGCATTGAGATTACACCTCCTTTTAATGAAAGTAAATCTGCTTTTGTTGGCCACATTCCTGAGCAAATGAAGCGGTTTTTGCTAAAAGGAGTATGGAAGATTACTGATGAGGGGAGCTCAGAACCCAATGAAACTGATACCGAGCTCAGTGGACAGAAGCCGTCCATCCACACGGATACCTCAGACAGCCAGACCTCAGAATTAGCAAAGGACACCAGTGATTGGATACAGGAGAGGAAAGATTCGTCTTCCCCTTCACATGAGACAGAAACTAGTGAG GTTCTTACATCAGTTCCTTGTGTACTTGTATCCCCAAAAAGAAAATTAGCTGGACATTTGGCGGTCATGAAAAACGTCTTGCATTTCTTTGGAGAATTTTTGGTTGAAGGTACTGGAGGATcatccattttcagaaactTCCCTGCTTCAAGCAATTTTGATTTGACCAAACCTGATCAAAAGCAGAAATTTATAAAACAACCAATATGCTTTGGTTTGGATGCATCGAAGGGCACCATGGTTCAGAAATTTGAGGCAATAGGTGAAAATGTTCTCAAAAGAAAGGAGCTAAAAAATATTAAACGCCACAGGAGGTGGAACATGGGCAAG ATCAAATCTGTTTGTTGGACGCGTTATTTGCTTCGGTATACTGCAATAGAGATTTTCTTCTGCGATTCATCTGCACCGATATTTTTGAATTTTGCATCACAAAAGGATGCAAAAGATATTGGAACCTTAATAGTTGCTACCAGGAACGAATATTTGTTTCCAAAAGGAAGTGGTAGGGATAAAAGTGGAGCTATTTCATTTGTTGATAGACGTGTATCCTTGGAAATGGCAGAAGCTGCCCGAGAGAGCTGGAGGAGAAGGGATATGACAAATTTTGAATATCTAATGATCCTTAATACGCTGGCTGGAAGGTCTTATAATGATTTGACACAATATCCTGTGTTTCCTTGGGTCTTGGCTGATTATTCCTCGGAGGTTCTTGATTTCAACAAGTCTTCAACCTTTCGGGATCTTTCAAAACCAGTTGGAGCACTTGATTTAAAACGATTTGAG GTGTTTGAAGATAGATATCGTAGCTTTACTGATCCTGATATACCTAG TTTCTACTATGGGTCTCATTATTCAAGCATGGGGATAGTGCTTTATTACCTTCTCAGATTAGAGCCATTTACTTCTCTCCATCGCAATTTGCAG GGTGGTAAATTTGACCATGCAGATCGTCTCTTTCAAAGCATTGAGTCAACTTATCAGAACTGCCTTTCTAATACAAGTGATGTGAAGGAGTTAATACCTGAGTTCTTTTATATGCCAGAGTTTCTTGTGAATTCAAACTCCTATCATTTAGGGGTGAAACAAGATGGTGAACCTATTGGAGATGTTTGTCTCCCTCCCTGGGCCAAG GGCTCACCTGAAGAATTTGTTAACAAGAACAGAGAGGCCCTTGAAAGTGAATATGTTAGCTCCAATCTACACCATTGGATAGATTTAGTATTTGGTTACAAACAGCGTGGAAAACCTGCTGTGGAG GCAGCAAATATTTTTTATTACTTGACCTATGAAGGCGCTGTTGATTTGGACACCATGGAAGACGATTTACAAAGATCAGCAATTGAAGACCAAATTGCAAATTTTGGACAAACACCAATTCAGATTTTCCGTAAAAAACACCCAAGAAGAGGACCACCCATTCCAATTGCTCATCCTCTGCGCTTTGCACCTAGTTCTATTAACATGACTTCCATTGTTAGTAGTGCAAGTCAACCAAGGTCGTCTTCATTGTATATTCGTACAGTGGACTCAAATATTGTTGTTGTAAACCAGGGGCTCACCTTGTCGGTTAAGATGTGGTTGACATCCTCACTGCAATCTGGTGGAAATTTTACCTTCTCTGGCTCCCAG GATCATTCTTTTGGCATTGGTTCTGATGTCCTTTCTCCGCGTAAAATTGGGAGTCCTTCTGCTGAAAATGTTGAACTTGGACCACAATGCTTCGCAACAATGCAAACAGCATCGGAGAATTTTTTGATCTCATGTGGCAATTGGGAAAATAGCTTTCAGGTTATATCCTTGAATGATGGCAGAGTGGTGCAAAGCATCAGGCAGCATAGGGATGTGGTCAGTTGTGTTGCAG TAACATCTGATGGACGCTTCCTTGCAACTGGAAGTTATGACACTACAATCATGGTCTGGGAAGTTTTCCGAGGTAGAACACAAGAAAAGAGACCACGTAATACACAGACGGAACTACCCCGTAAAGATTATGTCATTGTTGAAACTCCTTTTCGTATTCTGTGCGGACACGATGATATAATTACATGCTTATATATCAGCGTAGAGCTTGACATAGTTATCAGTGGATCGAAAGATGGAACATGTGTTTTTCATACCCTGCAGAAGGGAAGATATGTAAGATCCGTGCGACATCCATCTGGATGTGCGTTGTCAAAGCTTGTTGCCTCTCGGCATGGAAGGATAGTGTTTTACGCAGATGATGATCTCAGTTTGCATCTTTATTCAATTAATGGTAAACATCTTGCTTCTTCTGAATCCAATGGCCGGCTCAACTGTGTTGAGCTGAGTGGGTGTGAGGAATTTTTGGTTTGTGCTGGTGACCACGGGCAAATAGTTGTACGCTCCATGAATTCACTTGAGGTCATAAAGAAATATAATGGAGCTGGAAAGATCATAACATCTCTAACAGTGACCCCAGAAGAATGCTTCTTAGCTGGAACAAAAGACGGAACCCTTCTTGTGTATTCTATAGAAAATCCTCAACATCGCAAAGGTGCCCTTCCTCGAAATTCAAAATCCAAACCCTCTTGA